In Daucus carota subsp. sativus chromosome 4, DH1 v3.0, whole genome shotgun sequence, one DNA window encodes the following:
- the LOC108216661 gene encoding rRNA-processing protein EBP2-like, which yields MKMNASGFLKKILSIVSKAKSAADLKNRMRKIKTRFMIYSLLSTDRKVLFGSISHKLQGLIQDQNEAAAAADEHESNLRLQLAPVLYHDDVNATMLPLNVTKIEAHDDGDDDEEVADTRSQDEEEEEEEEVLDQNTVEVAEEEEINDFVVLAQDEEINQENEEDDDNGKMKDIYPDLRHSLFEDDEYELGRPGAVIELVKKTKEVQDGEEFKLEDQIDEVADLFIQRFHRNMWIQKQNSFKRRSSTTSCST from the coding sequence atgaagatgAATGCATCAGGTTTCCTCAAGAAGATCTTGTCTATAGTAAGCAAGGCCAAGTCAGCAGCTGATCTCAAGAACAGGATGAGGAAAATCAAGACCAGATTTATGATTTACTCTCTTCTCAGCACTGACAGGAAGGTGCTCTTTGGATCTATCTCCCACAAACTCCAGGGTTTAATCCAGGATCAAAACGAGGCGGCGGCAGCAGCTGATGAGCATGAAAGTAATCTCCGATTGCAGCTAGCTCCTGTCCTCTATCACGATGATGTCAATGCCACCATGCTCCCACTCAATGTCACCAAAATAGAAGCACATGATGAcggtgatgatgatgaagaggtGGCAGATACGCGTTCTCAGGACgaggaggaagaggaagaggaggaGGTGCTGGATCAAAATACTGTAGAAGTTGCAGAAGAGGAGGAAATTAATGACTTTGTAGTATTAGCACAGGATGAGGAAATTAATCAAGAAAATGAGGAAGATGATGATAATGGTAAGATGAAGGATATATATCCGGATCTCAGGCACTCGCTGTTTGAAGACGACGAGTATGAACTGGGGAGGCCTGGCGCGGTGATAGAGTTGGTGAAGAAGACGAAGGAAGTTCAAGATGGAGAAGAGTTTAAGCTTGAAGACCAGATAGATGAAGTTGCAGACTTGTTCATTCAGCGCTTTCATCGCAACATGTGGATTCAGAAGCAGAATTCTTTCAAAAGAAGATCAAGCACAACTTCTTGCTCTACCTGa
- the LOC108217353 gene encoding transcription factor MYBS2, with the protein MNNHSDDGWSHEENKLLEDLLESQIDDGWTSEDNKLVGDLLEDLEVIESPNNSSRDIVKEDNGGPSKKIRVTKKPRAKPIPWTEDEHKLFLLGLQRFGKGKWKAISKFYVHTKTPSQIASHAQKFNKRIDNPTPLEKRRRSINDIWFVEEDFDLSTYSQPSSISPPPNVQQNYAPRTIQPQVLNNINPQIIVSQNFVLPNFQHVAYNQPNFASPQPIMPQNYVPHTIQHPVLHNISPQPTMSQNFVPNFQYLAQNQMQQSIIFPENYQ; encoded by the exons ATGAATAACCACAGTGATGACGGATGGAGTCATGAAGAGAACAAGTTATTGGAGGATTTACTTGAATCCCAGATTGATGACGGATGGACATCCGAAGACAACAAGTTAGTCGGGGACTTGCTGGAGGATCTAGAGGTCATTGAGTCACCGAATAATAGCTCCAGAGATATTGTAAAGGAGGACAATGGTGGTCCATCGAAGAAAATAAGGGTGACAAAAAAGCCGAGGGCAAAGCCAATTCCATGGACTGAAGATGAACACAA GTTGTTCTTACTAGGGTTGCAGCGGTTTGGAAAAGGGAAATGGAAAGCCATATCAAAGTTCTATGTGCATACCAAAACTCCAAGTCAAATAGCTAGTCATGCCCAAAAATTTAATAAGCGGATTGACAATCCTACACCTCTGGAAAAACGCAGGCGAAGTATCAATGATATCTGGTTTGTGGAAGAAGACTTTGATTTGTCAACCTACAGTCAACCAAGTTCCATAAGTCCCCCGCCAAATGTCCAACAAAATTATGCTCCTCGTACTATTCAACCTCAAGTTCTTAATAATATAAATCCTCAAATAATTGTGTCTCAGAATTTCGTTCTTCCGAATTTTCAGCACGTGGCTTACAACCAACCAAATTTTGCAAGTCCCCAACCAATCATGCCACAAAACTATGTTCCTCATACTATTCAACATCCAGTACTTCACAACATAAGTCCTCAACCAACCATGTCCCAAAATTTTGTTCctaattttcaatatttggCTCAAAATCAAATGCAACAATCTATCATATTCCCCGAAAACTACCAGTAA
- the LOC108192462 gene encoding WD repeat-containing protein LWD1, which translates to MATSSDPNNSNPPDDPNPSSEIYTYEAPWHVYAINWSVRRDKPYRLAISSLVEHYHNQVQIVHLNDVVGEIKPEPGLTFTHPYPPTKTVFIPDPECQKPDLFATSSDFLRIWEVKGDSDSGRVELKSVLDGNRSSGFCGALTSFDWNEADPGRVGSSSIDTTCTIWDVERECVDTQLIAHDKEVYDIAWGGVGVFASVSADGSVRVFDLRDRDHSTIIYESPEPDTPLVRLGWNKQDPRYMATVVMDSTKVVILDIRYPTLPVVELEGHLNNANAIAWAPHSASHICSAGDDMQALIWDISNMGKAVEGGLDPILAYTAAAEIEQLQWSSSQPDWVAIAFSNKLQILRV; encoded by the coding sequence ATGGCGACGAGCTCCGACCCGAATAACTCAAATCCCCCCGACGACCCGAACCCCAGCTCCGAAATCTACACCTACGAAGCCCCATGGCACGTCTACGCCATCAACTGGTCCGTCCGGCGCGACAAGCCTTACCGTCTCGCCATCTCTAGCCTCGTCGAACACTACCATAACCAAGTTCAAATCGTCCATCTTAACGATGTTGTTGGCGAGATTAAACCCGAACCGGGTCTCACTTTCACTCATCCTTACCCACCCACCAAAACTGTTTTTATACCCGACCCGGAATGTCAGAAGCCCGATCTTTTCGCCACTTCTAGTGATTTCCTGCGTATCTGGGAGGTTAAGGGTGATTCGGATTCAGGTCGGGTCGAGCTGAAATCGGTGCTGGATGGGAATAGGAGTAGTGGGTTTTGTGGGGCCTTGACTTCTTTTGATTGGAATGAGGCGGAcccgggtcgggtcgggtcgagTAGTATTGACACTACTTGTACTATTTGGGATGTGGAGAGGGAATGTGTGGATACTCAGTTAATTGCTCATGATAAGGAGGTGTATGATATTGCTTGGGGTGGTGTGGGTGTTTTCGCTTCGGTTTCGGCTGATGGGTCAGTTAGGGTTTTTGATTTGAGGGATAGGGATCATTCTACTATCATATATGAGAGCCCGGAACCCGATACGCCTTTGGTTAGATTGGGTTGGAACAAGCAGGACCCTAGGTATATGGCTACTGTTGTAATGGATAGTACTAAGGTTGTGATTCTTGATATCAGGTATCCTACATTGCCTGTTGTGGAGTTGGAAGGGCATTTGAATAATGCTAATGCCATTGCATGGGCTCCACATAGTGCTAGTCATATCTGTTCTGCTGGGGATGATATGCAGGCGTTGATTTGGGATATTTCGAATATGGGGAAAGCTGTGGAAGGTGGATTGGATCCAATTTTGGCCTATACGGCAGCTGCTGAGATTGAGCAGTTGCAGTGGTCTTCATCACAGCCGGATTGGGTTGCTATTGCGTTTTCAAATAAGCTTCAGATTCTCAGGGTATGA